Proteins found in one Oncorhynchus gorbuscha isolate QuinsamMale2020 ecotype Even-year linkage group LG15, OgorEven_v1.0, whole genome shotgun sequence genomic segment:
- the cmtm7 gene encoding CKLF-like MARVEL transmembrane domain-containing protein 7, which produces MSHTVVTTTTTTRSSSGEGFLNLGYTRSVQGLLKIAQVVALLIAFLCVHCARGWTDYSAFRYFEVVTLWFLIAFLIFYLMYVFRLQSKIPCINWTMTELLHYGVGTILVFIASIVAAVKSGGLSELEAGSAFGFIATFLLAVSIWTSYKVTCGSQPTSASV; this is translated from the exons ATGTCTCATACTGTtgttactaccaccaccacgacGAGATCGTCTTCGGGCGAAGGATTCTTGAATTTGGGCTATACTCGCTCTGTACAAGGATTACTGAAAATCGCCCAAGTG GTAGCTCTCCTGATTGCCTTCCTGTGTGTACACTGTGCACGAGGTTGGACTGATTACTCAGCCTTTCGGTACTTTGAGGTGGTGACGCTATGGTTCCTCATAGCCTTCCTCATCTTCTACCTCATGTATGTGTTCAGACTGCAGAGTAAGATCCCCTGTATCAACTGGACAATGACG GAGTTACTGCATTATGGCGTTGGGACCATCCTGGTCTTCATTGCCTCTATTGTTGCAGCTGTTAAGAGTGGAGgtctgtctgaactagaagctgGTTCG GCATTTGGCTTCATCGCCACATTCCTACTGGCTGTCAGCATATGGACATCCTATAAGGTCACATGTGGTTCCCAGCCAACCA GTGCTTCTGTGTAA